In Phyllobacterium zundukense, one DNA window encodes the following:
- the thiO gene encoding glycine oxidase ThiO translates to MDVLVRGAGVAGLAVAHELMSRGARVTVLDPLTSGRASWYAGGMLAPYCERESAEQRVVELGLRAADWWEAVLPGSVIRNGTLVLAPARDVKELDRFGSRTSGYEAVEEEAIAALEPDLAGRFRKGLFFDGEAHLDPRHVLISLAARLAAAGVLFETDLSQSDSASFDWIMDCTGYSTADEDIRGVRGEMLILRTPDISLSRPVRVIHPRFPVYVVPRDDNTFMVGATMIESDSHGPITARSMMELLNAAYSLHPAFGEAEIIETGAGIRPAYPDNLPRVAREGKTISINGLYRHGFLLAPAMAMQAADMIFETRSETP, encoded by the coding sequence GTGGACGTTCTGGTAAGGGGGGCCGGCGTTGCGGGCCTTGCCGTTGCCCATGAACTCATGTCGCGCGGGGCGCGCGTAACGGTACTTGATCCTCTCACGAGCGGGCGAGCATCCTGGTACGCAGGGGGCATGCTTGCCCCCTATTGCGAGCGGGAAAGCGCCGAGCAGCGGGTCGTGGAACTCGGTTTGCGGGCAGCGGATTGGTGGGAGGCGGTGCTGCCCGGCTCTGTCATTCGCAACGGGACGCTGGTTCTGGCTCCGGCGCGCGACGTCAAGGAACTGGACCGGTTCGGGTCGCGAACGTCGGGCTACGAAGCGGTGGAGGAAGAGGCCATTGCCGCGCTTGAGCCTGATTTGGCGGGGCGCTTTCGCAAAGGCCTTTTCTTCGATGGGGAGGCACATCTCGACCCCAGGCACGTGCTGATCAGTCTGGCGGCAAGGCTCGCCGCTGCAGGCGTTTTGTTCGAAACAGATTTGTCACAATCTGATTCGGCCAGCTTTGATTGGATCATGGATTGCACCGGCTATTCCACGGCAGATGAGGATATACGCGGTGTGCGCGGCGAAATGCTCATCTTGCGTACGCCGGATATCTCGCTGTCGCGTCCGGTCCGGGTCATTCACCCGCGCTTCCCGGTCTATGTCGTGCCGCGCGACGACAACACCTTCATGGTGGGGGCGACGATGATCGAAAGCGACTCGCACGGGCCGATCACGGCGCGCTCGATGATGGAATTGCTCAACGCGGCCTATAGTCTGCATCCGGCATTTGGCGAGGCAGAAATTATCGAGACGGGGGCGGGGATACGCCCGGCCTATCCGGACAATCTGCCGCGTGTGGCGCGCGAAGGAAAAACGATCAGCATCAACGGACTTTATCGGCATGGATTTCTGCTTGCACCAGCGATGGCTATGCAGGCTGCTGACATGATTTTCGAGACCAGGAGCGAAACCCCATGA
- the thiS gene encoding sulfur carrier protein ThiS, with protein MKLIVNGEPHDVTAQSLDALLSELAFEGEWLATALNGELVRSPERRACRLTEGDRVEILTPRQGG; from the coding sequence ATGAAACTCATCGTTAATGGTGAACCGCACGACGTCACTGCACAATCTCTCGACGCCTTACTCAGCGAGTTGGCATTCGAAGGCGAATGGCTGGCGACGGCGCTCAATGGCGAGCTGGTGCGGTCCCCGGAACGACGGGCCTGCCGCCTGACCGAGGGCGACCGGGTGGAAATACTCACTCCGCGGCAAGGAGGCTGA
- a CDS encoding thiazole synthase: MLTLYDTKLSSRLLLGTAQYPSPAILMDAIKASGTEIVTVSLRREMGGGKSGDKFWSLIRSLAVHVLPNTAGCHTVKEAVLTAQMARDVFATDWIKLEVIGNHDTLQPDVFALVEAARILSDDGFKVFPYMTDDLVVAERLLEAGCEVLMPWCAPIGSALGPLNLHALRSLRGHLPDVPMIVDAGLGRPSHAATVMELGFDAILLNTAVAKAGDPVAMAGAFAKATEAGHTAYRAGMLEPRDVAVPSTPVIGKAVFT; the protein is encoded by the coding sequence ATGCTGACCCTCTATGATACCAAACTATCGTCCCGCCTTTTGCTCGGCACCGCTCAATATCCTTCGCCCGCCATCCTGATGGACGCAATCAAGGCTTCTGGAACAGAAATCGTCACTGTCTCGCTGCGACGGGAGATGGGAGGCGGCAAATCCGGCGACAAGTTCTGGTCGCTCATCCGCTCGCTCGCAGTCCACGTCCTGCCGAACACGGCCGGGTGCCATACGGTCAAGGAGGCTGTTCTCACCGCACAAATGGCGCGGGATGTCTTTGCGACCGATTGGATCAAGCTCGAAGTTATCGGTAATCACGATACGCTGCAGCCTGATGTGTTCGCGCTGGTTGAGGCTGCCCGCATCTTGTCCGATGACGGGTTCAAGGTCTTTCCCTATATGACGGATGATCTGGTTGTCGCAGAGCGCCTGCTCGAGGCAGGATGTGAAGTGCTGATGCCTTGGTGCGCGCCGATCGGCTCGGCCCTTGGTCCGCTCAATTTGCACGCCTTGCGTTCATTGCGGGGGCATCTCCCCGATGTTCCGATGATCGTCGATGCCGGTCTCGGACGCCCTTCGCATGCTGCGACGGTCATGGAGCTTGGGTTCGATGCGATCCTGTTGAATACTGCGGTGGCGAAGGCCGGTGATCCGGTAGCGATGGCGGGCGCTTTCGCCAAGGCAACGGAGGCGGGGCATACTGCCTATCGCGCCGGCATGCTGGAACCGCGCGACGTAGCTGTGCCGTCAACGCCAGTGATCGGCAAGGCCGTATTTACGTAA
- a CDS encoding RrF2 family transcriptional regulator codes for MISQKAKYALRALVVLARADAEKALFISDIAEEQNIPKKFLEQILLDLKHQGIVMSRRGKMGGYLLLKPAEDITFGEVLRLIDGPIAPLPCLSKIAYRRCEDCQSEETCEIRHVFNEVANVTRGVLDKTTIADCLVYGEDGKVAEMLDS; via the coding sequence ATGATATCGCAAAAAGCCAAATATGCTCTGCGGGCGCTCGTCGTTCTCGCCAGGGCAGACGCCGAGAAGGCTCTCTTCATCTCGGACATCGCGGAAGAACAGAACATTCCGAAGAAGTTCCTCGAACAGATTCTGCTTGATCTGAAGCACCAAGGTATTGTCATGAGCCGCCGTGGCAAGATGGGTGGCTATCTGCTGCTCAAGCCAGCCGAAGACATCACCTTCGGCGAGGTGCTGCGCCTGATCGATGGCCCGATCGCACCTCTGCCCTGCCTGAGCAAGATCGCCTATCGCCGCTGCGAGGATTGCCAGAGCGAAGAAACATGCGAAATCCGTCATGTTTTCAACGAGGTCGCCAATGTCACGCGCGGCGTTCTCGATAAGACGACCATCGCCGATTGCCTCGTTTATGGCGAGGACGGTAAAGTAGCCGAGATGCTCGACAGCTGA
- a CDS encoding sulfate ABC transporter substrate-binding protein — MKRLFVYATVALSLSLTPVKAADEPSEILNVSYDISRELYEQIDKAFTAAYKQEAGKDITVNQSHAGSSKQARSILEGLEADVVTFNQVTDVQVLHDKGNFIPADWQSRLPNNSSPYYSLPAFLVRAGNPKNIKNWDDLVRDDVKVIFPNPKTSGNARYTYLAAYAFALEAYNKDEAKAQEFVKKLFANVPVFDTGGRAATTTFAERGIGDVLITFEAEVLGTRKQLGEDKYEAVVPPVSLLAEFPVTVVDKVVDKRGSRAISESYLKFLYSLEGQDILAQNFNRVNDETVKEKYAAQFPETRLITVDDAFGGWNKVTKDHFSEGGILDKVFTKR; from the coding sequence ATGAAAAGACTTTTTGTGTATGCCACGGTGGCATTGAGCTTGAGCCTCACTCCGGTCAAGGCTGCCGACGAGCCGAGTGAAATCCTCAATGTTTCCTACGATATTTCTCGCGAGCTCTATGAGCAGATCGATAAGGCGTTCACGGCCGCTTACAAGCAAGAGGCAGGCAAGGATATTACCGTTAACCAGTCGCATGCCGGCTCCTCCAAGCAGGCGCGTTCCATCCTCGAAGGCCTGGAGGCCGATGTCGTCACCTTCAACCAGGTGACCGATGTCCAGGTGCTGCACGACAAGGGGAACTTCATTCCTGCCGATTGGCAGTCGCGCCTCCCGAACAATTCATCGCCCTACTACTCTTTGCCGGCCTTTCTCGTACGGGCCGGAAATCCGAAAAACATCAAGAACTGGGATGACCTTGTTCGCGATGACGTCAAGGTGATCTTCCCGAACCCAAAGACGTCTGGCAATGCCCGCTATACCTATCTCGCGGCCTATGCCTTTGCGCTTGAGGCCTACAACAAGGACGAGGCCAAGGCACAGGAATTCGTGAAGAAGCTGTTCGCCAATGTGCCGGTATTCGATACGGGCGGCCGTGCTGCGACGACGACCTTTGCAGAACGCGGTATCGGCGATGTGCTTATCACTTTCGAGGCGGAAGTGCTGGGGACGCGCAAGCAGCTTGGCGAAGACAAGTATGAAGCAGTCGTCCCGCCGGTCAGTCTTTTGGCCGAATTTCCGGTAACCGTAGTCGATAAGGTTGTCGACAAGCGTGGATCGCGTGCCATCTCAGAAAGCTATTTGAAGTTCCTATATTCGCTGGAAGGGCAGGACATTCTCGCGCAGAATTTCAACCGGGTGAACGATGAAACGGTGAAGGAAAAATACGCCGCGCAGTTTCCCGAGACCCGCCTGAT